Proteins encoded by one window of Nisaea sediminum:
- a CDS encoding helix-turn-helix domain-containing protein encodes MASQSGKPGKAKERKLALAQDPHAVKEPAENNLELAIGREVREFRKALGITVADLASTTGLSVGMLSKIENGAISPSLTTLQSVARALGVPITDLFRRFEEPRNAVFVKAGEGVQVERRGTRAGHQYNLLGYLEGNTSGVLVEPYLITLTEDSDVFPTFQHPGTELIYMLEGELLYRHGDATYRMLPGDSLFFDADAPHGPEDLISRPIRYLSIISYPQRSGSE; translated from the coding sequence ATGGCATCGCAATCAGGAAAGCCGGGAAAGGCGAAGGAGCGGAAGCTGGCGCTCGCGCAGGACCCGCATGCGGTCAAGGAGCCGGCGGAGAACAACCTCGAACTGGCCATCGGCCGCGAGGTCCGGGAGTTCCGCAAGGCGCTCGGTATCACGGTGGCGGACCTTGCGAGCACGACCGGGCTTTCCGTCGGCATGCTCTCCAAGATCGAGAATGGGGCGATCTCGCCGTCGCTGACCACCCTGCAATCGGTCGCCCGCGCGCTCGGCGTTCCGATCACCGACCTATTCCGGCGCTTCGAGGAGCCGCGCAACGCGGTGTTCGTGAAGGCGGGCGAGGGCGTCCAGGTGGAGCGCCGGGGGACCCGAGCCGGACACCAGTACAACCTGCTCGGCTATCTCGAGGGCAATACCAGCGGCGTGCTGGTCGAACCCTACCTGATCACGCTGACGGAGGATTCCGACGTCTTCCCGACCTTCCAGCATCCCGGCACCGAGCTGATCTACATGCTGGAAGGGGAACTGCTCTACCGGCACGGGGATGCGACTTACCGCATGCTACCGGGAGATAGCCTGTTCTTCGACGCGGACGCGCCGCACGGTCCCGAGGACCTGATCTCCCGGCCGATCCGCTATCTCTCGATTATCTCCTATCCACAACGGTCCGGTTCCGAGTGA
- a CDS encoding nucleoside hydrolase, with protein sequence MTQRDSIIIDCDPGIDDAVALLLAFASPDEIDLKAITTVAGNVPLHRTEANARRIRDLAGRHEIPIHAGCPRPLLKPLVTADDVHGKTGLDGSGLPDPASSLADGHGADVLRQMIGGAPGAIKLLPVGPLTNVAHALVARPELADEVSSIVLMGGTTGRGNITPHAEFNFHVDPHAARIVFESGAPIVMHGLNVTHQVRAKADWIAALRALGTRVGDTAAGMLTFYDFDNDPALHDVLTVGYLLWPELFSGEERRVEIVTEGEEAGRSIVHPAGGGAPNATVIMEIDAPEFLSRLLDRLARYS encoded by the coding sequence ATGACACAGCGCGATTCTATCATCATTGACTGCGATCCGGGAATTGACGACGCGGTGGCTCTGCTGCTCGCCTTCGCCAGCCCGGACGAGATCGACCTGAAGGCGATCACCACCGTCGCCGGCAACGTGCCGCTGCACCGGACCGAGGCAAACGCCCGCCGAATCCGGGACCTTGCCGGCCGTCACGAGATCCCGATCCATGCCGGCTGTCCGCGCCCGCTGCTGAAGCCGCTGGTGACGGCGGACGACGTGCACGGCAAGACCGGCCTCGACGGCAGCGGGTTGCCGGATCCTGCCTCCTCGCTGGCGGACGGTCATGGCGCCGACGTCCTACGGCAAATGATCGGCGGCGCTCCGGGAGCGATCAAGCTGCTGCCGGTCGGGCCGCTGACCAATGTCGCGCATGCCCTGGTCGCGCGTCCGGAACTGGCGGATGAGGTCTCCTCCATCGTGCTGATGGGCGGGACTACGGGACGGGGGAACATCACGCCCCATGCCGAATTCAATTTCCATGTCGACCCGCATGCCGCCCGCATCGTCTTCGAGAGCGGCGCGCCGATCGTCATGCACGGTCTCAACGTCACACATCAGGTGAGGGCGAAGGCCGACTGGATCGCCGCGCTCCGGGCGCTCGGCACGAGGGTCGGCGATACCGCGGCCGGAATGCTCACCTTCTACGATTTCGACAACGATCCCGCCCTGCACGACGTGCTGACGGTCGGATACCTGCTCTGGCCGGAACTTTTCTCCGGCGAGGAGCGTCGGGTGGAAATCGTCACCGAGGGCGAGGAGGCAGGCCGCAGCATCGTGCATCCGGCGGGCGGCGGGGCTCCGAACGCGACGGTGATCATGGAGATCGACGCGCCCGAATTTCTTTCCCGCCTGCTCGACCGCCTCGCGCGGTATTCCTGA
- a CDS encoding DUF3126 family protein, with product MNKSEIEKVQRYLRRTFGNHGITIDSRPNKDDSAEVSLDGEFIGVIFKDDEEGDVSYDFHMTILEMDLD from the coding sequence GTGAACAAAAGCGAAATCGAGAAAGTCCAGCGCTACCTGCGCCGCACCTTCGGCAATCACGGCATCACCATCGACAGCCGTCCCAATAAGGACGATTCGGCCGAGGTCTCGCTCGACGGGGAATTCATCGGCGTCATCTTCAAGGACGATGAAGAGGGCGACGTTTCCTATGATTTTCATATGACTATTCTGGAAATGGACCTCGATTGA
- a CDS encoding TonB-dependent receptor, translating into MWKVKSGKVTLLFAAATAILAHGAARAQDSSNQSATETLKPIVVEGSQVELTETYAGGQVATGGRAGLLGNLDFLESPFSGSAYTQELIENQQADSIGDVLKNDPTVRVAKGFGNFQEVYVIRGFPVYSDDITLNGLYGILPRQFVSAGLMERVEVFRGANAFINGAAPGGSAVGGTVNLVPKRAPDEGIRSITGGVESDSQFLGALDLGERFGPSKEWGLRFNAVGRDGETAIDDEERSLLATSLGTDFAGERFRFSVDLGYQDNRIDSPRPQVTPLGDVPDAPDSTTNYGQDWTYTDERQLFGAVRGELDVTDHVTVWLAGGVRDGDEANVLANPSAAADGSLTAYRFDNTREDSVVSGDAGMRGEFRTGPVGHRVVASVSATHLESKNAYAFSSFSGFSSNLYNPVDVAAPDATFFTGGDLDNPLKTEETTNSSVALADTLSFFDDRLLTTLGVRYQQIETKTFDYNTGAEASSYSDEAITPALGIVYKAMPNLSLYGNYAEALQPGEIAPATSGGTAISNAGEALEPFKSEQIEIGVKYDLGTFGATASVFSITQQNAIVENQAYKANGEQRNQGIELTVFGEPMEGVRLLGGVTFIDAELEKTEGGTNEGNKAIGVPEFQGTFLAEWDLPYVEGLTLDGRVTYTGEQYVNEANTVELDSWATLDLGVRYVAHLYEVPVTFRGRVDNVTDESYWASTGGYPGANYLIQGRPRTFMLTMTAKF; encoded by the coding sequence ATGTGGAAAGTTAAGAGCGGGAAGGTCACGCTTCTCTTCGCGGCGGCGACGGCGATTCTGGCGCATGGTGCCGCGAGGGCGCAGGACAGTTCGAACCAGTCAGCGACCGAGACACTGAAGCCGATCGTGGTCGAAGGCTCACAGGTCGAACTGACGGAGACCTATGCCGGCGGACAGGTCGCGACCGGCGGCCGGGCGGGCCTGCTCGGGAATCTCGACTTCCTCGAATCTCCCTTCAGCGGCAGCGCCTATACTCAGGAGCTGATCGAGAACCAGCAGGCGGACAGCATCGGCGACGTGCTGAAGAACGACCCGACCGTGCGCGTCGCCAAGGGCTTCGGCAACTTCCAGGAGGTCTATGTCATCCGCGGCTTCCCGGTCTATTCGGACGACATCACCCTGAACGGCCTCTACGGCATCCTGCCGCGCCAGTTCGTCTCCGCCGGTTTGATGGAGCGGGTCGAGGTGTTTCGCGGCGCCAATGCCTTCATCAACGGTGCGGCCCCCGGCGGCAGTGCGGTCGGCGGAACCGTGAATCTGGTGCCGAAGCGGGCGCCGGACGAGGGGATCCGCAGCATCACCGGTGGCGTCGAGAGCGACAGCCAGTTCCTTGGCGCACTCGATCTGGGCGAGCGCTTTGGCCCGTCGAAGGAATGGGGCCTCCGCTTCAATGCGGTCGGCCGCGACGGAGAGACCGCGATCGACGACGAGGAGCGTAGCCTGCTCGCGACCTCGCTCGGCACTGATTTCGCGGGTGAGCGTTTCCGCTTCTCCGTAGATCTCGGCTACCAGGACAACCGCATCGATTCCCCGCGCCCGCAGGTGACGCCGCTTGGCGACGTGCCGGACGCGCCGGACAGCACGACCAATTATGGCCAGGACTGGACCTACACGGACGAGCGGCAGCTCTTCGGCGCGGTCCGCGGCGAGCTCGACGTGACCGACCATGTGACCGTCTGGCTCGCCGGGGGTGTGCGGGACGGCGACGAGGCGAACGTGCTCGCCAATCCCAGCGCGGCGGCGGACGGCAGCTTGACCGCCTACCGTTTCGACAATACCCGCGAGGACTCGGTCGTCTCCGGCGATGCGGGGATGCGCGGCGAGTTCCGCACGGGCCCGGTCGGGCACCGGGTCGTGGCCTCGGTCTCGGCGACCCATCTGGAGAGCAAGAATGCCTATGCCTTTTCCAGCTTCTCCGGCTTCTCCAGCAATCTCTACAACCCGGTTGATGTCGCGGCGCCGGACGCGACCTTCTTCACCGGCGGGGATCTCGATAATCCGTTGAAAACCGAGGAGACGACGAACTCGAGCGTCGCGCTTGCCGACACGCTCAGCTTCTTCGATGACCGGCTGCTGACCACGCTCGGCGTGCGCTACCAGCAGATCGAGACCAAGACATTCGACTACAACACGGGCGCCGAAGCTTCTTCATATTCGGACGAGGCGATCACTCCGGCGCTCGGGATCGTCTACAAGGCGATGCCGAACCTCTCGCTCTACGGCAATTACGCCGAGGCGCTGCAGCCGGGCGAGATCGCGCCGGCGACCAGCGGAGGGACGGCGATCAGCAATGCCGGCGAGGCTCTGGAACCGTTCAAGAGCGAACAGATCGAGATCGGCGTGAAATACGACCTCGGGACCTTCGGGGCGACGGCGAGTGTCTTCTCCATCACCCAGCAGAACGCGATCGTCGAGAACCAGGCCTACAAGGCCAACGGCGAACAGCGCAATCAGGGCATCGAACTCACCGTCTTCGGCGAGCCAATGGAGGGCGTCCGCCTGCTCGGCGGCGTCACCTTCATCGATGCCGAGCTGGAGAAGACCGAGGGGGGCACCAACGAAGGCAACAAGGCGATCGGCGTGCCGGAGTTCCAGGGCACCTTCCTCGCCGAATGGGATCTTCCCTATGTCGAGGGTCTGACCCTCGACGGCCGGGTGACCTACACCGGCGAGCAATATGTGAACGAGGCGAATACGGTCGAGCTCGACAGCTGGGCGACGCTCGATCTCGGGGTGCGGTATGTCGCCCATCTCTACGAGGTGCCGGTGACCTTCCGTGGTCGAGTCGACAATGTGACGGACGAATCCTACTGGGCCTCGACCGGAGGCTATCCGGGGGCGAATTACCTGATCCAGGGCCGCCCACGGACCTTCATGCTGACCATGACCGCGAAATTCTGA
- a CDS encoding glutamine synthetase family protein — protein MSGERQAVIDAVLKQVAEEGLEVVRISFADQHGILRGKTIMADALESAFRSGIAMTSTLLLKDTSHRTVFPVWQEDAGFGAGRLTGAGDVLMLPDPTTFKTLPWSPHSGWMQADLADTDGTPLEVCSRGILRRAVEKLNAQGYDLVTGLEVEFHVLRVTDPKLGHEDTGQPETPPQTELLSHGYQYLTEDRYDRLEEVFDLVRRNAVALGLPVRSFETEFGPSQCEVTFHPASAMEHADNMVLFRSMVKQVCRREGLHATFMCRPKFKDAMASGWHLHQSLVDLESGDNLMVPEEGEALSKLGRSWVAGLLDHAAEGCLLSTPTVNGYKRYRPFTLAPDRVQWGRDNKGAMIRALARPGDGASRVENRIGEPAANPYLYIASQILAGLDGIERGLEAPEPVERPYENDAARLPTSLDQALALFRGSAFFRAALGDAYVDYYARIKQAEWDRYAQAVSEWEEREYFSLF, from the coding sequence ATGTCCGGTGAAAGACAGGCCGTGATCGACGCCGTTCTGAAGCAGGTCGCGGAAGAGGGGCTGGAAGTCGTCCGGATCTCCTTCGCCGATCAGCACGGTATCCTGCGCGGCAAGACCATCATGGCGGACGCGCTGGAGAGCGCCTTCCGCTCCGGCATCGCCATGACCTCGACCCTGCTGCTGAAGGATACCTCTCACCGCACGGTCTTCCCTGTCTGGCAGGAGGATGCGGGTTTCGGTGCCGGCCGCCTCACCGGGGCGGGCGACGTGCTGATGCTGCCGGATCCCACGACATTCAAAACCCTGCCCTGGTCGCCGCATTCGGGGTGGATGCAGGCGGATCTCGCGGACACCGACGGCACGCCGCTTGAAGTCTGCTCCCGCGGCATTCTCCGCCGCGCTGTGGAGAAGCTGAACGCGCAGGGCTACGATCTCGTCACCGGGCTTGAGGTCGAGTTCCACGTCCTGCGTGTGACCGATCCGAAACTTGGTCACGAGGATACGGGCCAGCCGGAGACGCCGCCGCAGACGGAGCTTCTCTCCCACGGTTACCAGTACCTCACCGAGGACCGCTACGACCGGCTGGAGGAGGTCTTCGATCTCGTTCGCCGCAACGCGGTTGCGCTCGGCCTGCCGGTGCGTTCCTTTGAAACCGAGTTCGGGCCGAGCCAGTGCGAGGTCACCTTCCATCCGGCCTCCGCGATGGAGCATGCGGACAACATGGTGCTCTTCCGCTCCATGGTGAAGCAGGTCTGTCGCCGTGAAGGTCTGCACGCGACCTTCATGTGTCGGCCGAAATTCAAGGACGCGATGGCGAGCGGTTGGCATCTGCACCAGTCGCTGGTCGATCTCGAGAGCGGCGACAATCTGATGGTGCCGGAAGAGGGCGAGGCGCTTTCGAAGCTCGGCCGGAGCTGGGTCGCGGGCCTGCTCGACCATGCCGCCGAGGGTTGCCTGCTCTCGACGCCGACAGTGAACGGCTACAAGCGCTACCGTCCCTTCACCCTCGCGCCCGACCGGGTGCAGTGGGGACGGGACAACAAGGGCGCGATGATCCGCGCGCTCGCCCGGCCGGGCGACGGTGCCAGCCGGGTCGAGAACCGCATCGGCGAGCCGGCGGCCAATCCCTATCTCTACATCGCCTCGCAGATCCTTGCCGGCCTCGACGGCATCGAGCGCGGACTTGAGGCGCCAGAGCCGGTCGAACGGCCCTATGAGAACGATGCCGCGCGCCTTCCCACCAGTCTCGACCAGGCGCTCGCCCTGTTCCGCGGGAGCGCCTTCTTCCGCGCCGCGCTCGGCGATGCCTATGTCGATTACTATGCCCGCATCAAGCAGGCGGAGTGGGACCGCTACGCGCAGGCGGTCTCGGAGTGGGAAGAGCGGGAGTATTTCTCGCTCTTCTGA
- a CDS encoding Rieske 2Fe-2S domain-containing protein, with product MMSQEKNDEITLVGADQPAGQVLRRYWMPAALAVELEEGPRPVVPVRLMGEDLVLFRREDDTLGLMSRFCPHRGVDLCYGRLEDGGIRCPFHGWHFDQTGQCTEQPAEPDGSRMHERIKISSYPVVEKAGVIWTYMGPGEPPAFPALDCFRAPDSHVFAFKGLWECNWLQALEIGIDPAHASFLHRFLQDEDPADGYGKQFRDKAAQSDMPMTKVLREFANPELKVEETEYGLRIIALRDLGNGQRHVRVTNQVFPCAITIPLSNEMTITQWHVPIDDTHCYWYSVFTSFGTPVDKKKMWEQRIKEHRLPDFAPIRNKTNQYGYDPEEQKTLTYTGMGLDINVHDQWAVESMGAVQDRRREHLASSDAAIVRYRRLLRSAIKSVKEGEGALPLVLDEAAAEQVKGPISIDAIGPTEAWETVWTDRDAGRRAACSWDAALS from the coding sequence ATGATGAGCCAGGAAAAGAACGACGAGATTACACTGGTCGGCGCCGATCAACCGGCGGGCCAAGTGCTGCGCCGGTACTGGATGCCGGCTGCGCTCGCCGTGGAGCTTGAGGAGGGCCCGCGCCCGGTGGTGCCGGTCCGCCTGATGGGCGAGGATCTGGTGCTGTTCCGGCGCGAGGACGACACGCTCGGCCTGATGAGCCGTTTCTGCCCGCACCGCGGCGTCGATCTCTGCTACGGCCGGCTTGAGGATGGCGGCATCCGCTGCCCCTTCCACGGCTGGCATTTCGACCAAACCGGACAATGCACGGAACAGCCGGCCGAGCCCGACGGATCGCGCATGCATGAGCGGATCAAGATCTCCAGCTATCCCGTGGTGGAGAAGGCCGGCGTCATCTGGACCTATATGGGGCCGGGCGAGCCGCCGGCTTTTCCGGCGCTCGACTGTTTCCGTGCGCCGGACAGCCACGTTTTTGCGTTCAAGGGGCTCTGGGAATGCAACTGGCTGCAGGCGCTGGAGATCGGTATCGATCCGGCGCACGCCTCCTTCTTGCACCGCTTCCTCCAGGACGAGGACCCGGCGGACGGCTACGGCAAGCAGTTCCGCGACAAGGCGGCGCAGAGCGACATGCCGATGACCAAGGTGCTGCGCGAATTCGCAAATCCGGAACTGAAGGTGGAGGAGACCGAGTACGGTCTCCGCATCATCGCGCTGCGCGATCTCGGCAACGGACAGCGCCATGTCCGGGTGACCAACCAGGTCTTCCCCTGCGCCATCACCATCCCGCTGTCGAACGAGATGACCATCACCCAGTGGCATGTGCCGATCGACGACACCCATTGCTACTGGTACTCGGTCTTCACCAGCTTCGGCACGCCGGTCGACAAGAAGAAGATGTGGGAGCAGCGGATCAAGGAGCACCGGCTGCCGGATTTCGCGCCGATCCGCAACAAGACGAACCAGTACGGCTACGATCCGGAAGAGCAGAAGACGCTGACCTACACCGGCATGGGGCTCGACATCAACGTGCATGACCAGTGGGCGGTCGAATCCATGGGAGCGGTCCAGGACCGGCGGCGCGAGCATCTGGCGTCCTCGGATGCCGCCATCGTGCGCTATCGGCGTCTGCTCCGGTCCGCGATCAAGAGTGTCAAGGAGGGCGAGGGTGCGCTGCCGCTCGTGCTGGACGAGGCCGCCGCCGAGCAGGTGAAGGGACCGATCTCGATCGACGCCATCGGACCGACAGAAGCTTGGGAGACGGTCTGGACGGACCGCGATGCCGGCCGCCGCGCCGCCTGCAGCTGGGACGCGGCGCTCTCGTGA
- a CDS encoding 2Fe-2S iron-sulfur cluster-binding protein, with amino-acid sequence MGEKISVTFVKPDGARETVEAETGESVMQAAVFNDVEGIEAECGGSCVCATCHVYLDDAGMKLAPPAQEDELAMLEDAAAERRETSRLSCQIKLTPEMDGLTVTIPETQY; translated from the coding sequence GTGGGAGAGAAAATCTCCGTAACCTTCGTGAAGCCGGACGGCGCGCGGGAAACCGTCGAGGCCGAGACCGGCGAGTCCGTCATGCAGGCCGCCGTCTTCAACGATGTCGAGGGCATCGAGGCCGAATGCGGCGGAAGCTGCGTCTGCGCCACCTGCCACGTCTATCTCGATGACGCAGGCATGAAGCTCGCGCCGCCGGCGCAGGAGGATGAGCTCGCAATGCTGGAGGACGCGGCCGCCGAACGGCGCGAGACCAGCCGGCTCTCCTGCCAGATCAAGCTGACCCCGGAGATGGACGGCCTTACCGTCACCATTCCGGAGACCCAGTACTAG
- a CDS encoding IclR family transcriptional regulator, whose product MTVQVPEKAAPLSTEIADKDISLTFAKGMEVLEAFESAAAPLTIPDLARRTGINRSVTRRLVLTLVRLGYLTEANRSYAPSPRVLRLASGYLRERQFGRTVQPVMASYSKQLGDAISLAVRDGADAIYVAYSPGDPALITSGFGIGSRLPLTATAIGRALLAFAEEEVIDELLAAPLPAYTATTKTDPAALRSDLGETRARGYALVTGEYEPGVTSIAVPILDGRGKAKAALGIVGPAARFEEIAVCTQKAVMLRDCAETLASFV is encoded by the coding sequence ATGACCGTCCAAGTGCCAGAGAAAGCCGCTCCGCTCTCCACGGAGATCGCCGACAAGGACATTTCGCTGACCTTCGCGAAAGGTATGGAAGTGCTGGAGGCCTTCGAAAGCGCGGCCGCTCCCCTGACCATTCCCGATCTCGCCCGCCGGACCGGCATCAACCGCTCGGTGACGCGCCGACTGGTCCTGACCCTCGTGCGCCTCGGCTATCTGACGGAAGCGAACCGCTCCTATGCACCGAGCCCCCGCGTGCTCCGGCTCGCCAGCGGATATCTGAGGGAGCGCCAGTTCGGCCGGACGGTGCAGCCCGTCATGGCGTCCTATTCGAAACAGCTCGGCGACGCGATCTCGCTCGCGGTCCGGGACGGAGCCGACGCGATCTATGTCGCCTACTCGCCTGGCGACCCGGCGCTGATTACCTCCGGCTTCGGCATCGGCTCGCGTCTCCCGCTGACCGCAACCGCAATCGGCCGCGCCCTCCTGGCCTTCGCCGAAGAGGAGGTCATCGACGAACTGCTTGCCGCTCCGCTGCCCGCCTACACGGCCACGACCAAGACCGACCCAGCCGCACTCCGGTCCGACCTCGGCGAAACGCGCGCACGCGGCTACGCGCTCGTCACGGGTGAGTATGAACCGGGCGTCACGTCCATCGCGGTTCCGATCCTTGACGGCCGTGGCAAAGCCAAGGCCGCACTCGGCATCGTCGGTCCGGCGGCACGGTTCGAGGAAATCGCGGTCTGCACGCAAAAAGCGGTAATGCTGCGGGACTGCGCGGAAACGCTGGCAAGCTTCGTCTGA
- a CDS encoding dual specificity protein phosphatase family protein — protein sequence MQMVRAFFMKYRRAVRECICAGVAALLVTAIYIGGLQLSGNFHPVIVGEIYRSAQPAAGDIASYQSAYGIQTIVNLRGTGGNSAWYETEIAEARKLGIAHIDFPMSASEDLSQDEAADLVKLLAAAEKPILIHCKAGADRSGLVAALYLAAIAHRDEESAESQISLRYGHISLPGAGAWAMDRSFEALEPWLGYHNS from the coding sequence ATGCAGATGGTCAGGGCGTTCTTCATGAAATATCGGCGCGCGGTGCGGGAATGCATCTGCGCTGGCGTTGCTGCCCTGCTGGTGACAGCGATCTATATCGGCGGACTCCAGCTATCCGGCAATTTCCATCCGGTGATCGTCGGCGAGATATACCGTTCAGCGCAACCGGCGGCCGGCGACATAGCGTCATATCAGAGCGCGTACGGTATCCAGACGATCGTCAATCTGCGTGGGACGGGCGGAAATTCGGCTTGGTACGAGACCGAGATCGCCGAAGCGAGGAAGCTGGGAATTGCACATATCGATTTCCCGATGTCCGCATCGGAGGATCTGTCGCAGGACGAGGCAGCGGACCTTGTGAAGCTCCTCGCCGCGGCGGAAAAACCGATCCTGATCCACTGCAAGGCTGGCGCGGACCGGAGTGGGCTGGTGGCCGCGCTCTATCTCGCGGCGATCGCGCATCGAGACGAAGAGAGTGCCGAGTCGCAGATCTCCCTTCGCTACGGCCATATCTCGCTGCCCGGGGCGGGAGCTTGGGCGATGGACCGAAGTTTCGAAGCCCTAGAACCCTGGCTCGGATATCACAATTCCTAA
- a CDS encoding SDR family NAD(P)-dependent oxidoreductase — translation MTESKVALITGAARGIGLAAARKFLDEGWRVALLDRDTDTLKRAVEDLGQRNGAMPVFADVSDPEQVRRAVEETEAAFGRLDALVNNAGVATFKPVLETSFEEWSEIMATNLNGPFLCTNAAAPVMLKTGGGAVVNIASISGLRASLLRVAYGTSKAAVLHLTKQQAAELGNLGIRVNAVAPGPVDTAMAKKVHTPDIRADYHDAIPLNRYGLEEELAEAIFFLCSDRASYINGQYLAVDGGFDATGIGLPSFRSE, via the coding sequence ATGACAGAGTCGAAAGTAGCCCTGATCACCGGCGCGGCCCGGGGGATCGGCCTCGCCGCGGCGAGGAAGTTCCTCGACGAGGGCTGGCGCGTGGCCCTGCTCGATCGGGACACGGACACGCTGAAGCGGGCGGTGGAGGATCTCGGGCAGCGAAACGGCGCCATGCCGGTCTTCGCCGATGTCTCGGATCCGGAGCAGGTGCGGCGTGCGGTCGAGGAGACGGAGGCGGCCTTCGGGCGCCTCGACGCGCTGGTCAACAATGCCGGCGTGGCGACTTTCAAGCCGGTGCTGGAAACCAGCTTCGAGGAATGGTCGGAGATCATGGCGACCAATCTTAACGGCCCGTTTCTCTGCACCAACGCGGCGGCGCCGGTGATGCTGAAAACCGGCGGCGGCGCGGTGGTCAATATCGCCTCGATCTCGGGCCTCCGGGCAAGCCTGCTCCGTGTCGCCTACGGCACCAGCAAGGCCGCGGTGCTGCACCTGACCAAGCAGCAGGCCGCCGAACTCGGGAATCTCGGGATCCGGGTCAATGCCGTCGCACCGGGACCGGTGGACACCGCCATGGCGAAGAAGGTTCACACGCCCGACATCCGCGCCGACTATCACGACGCGATCCCGCTGAATCGCTACGGGCTGGAAGAGGAGTTGGCGGAGGCGATCTTCTTCCTCTGCAGCGACCGGGCGAGCTACATCAACGGCCAGTATCTCGCGGTCGACGGCGGCTTCGACGCGACCGGGATCGGCCTGCCGAGCTTTCGAAGCGAGTGA
- a CDS encoding homoserine O-succinyltransferase, producing the protein MPIRIPNDLPAFAALEAEGVMVMREADAVRQDIRPLQIGLLNLMPNKIRTETQIARLLGASPLQVELTLIKMTDHVPKNVPQEHMISFYEPWSDLRERKFDGLVVTGAPVERLPFEEVSYWSELCEIFDWTQTHVHSSLMICWAAQAALHHFHGVPKHELPKKAFGVYRHRNLAPASGYLRGFSDDFSIPVSRWTETRVADVPSSAGVQVLMDSPEMGPCLMEDRAKSALYMFNHIEYDSDSLGEEYQRDLGRGMNPELPHSYFTDDDPTHPPLNRWRSHAHLLFANWINEIYQTTPFDLSEIGTVRDRRQAG; encoded by the coding sequence ATGCCGATCAGGATACCGAATGACCTTCCCGCCTTCGCCGCACTCGAGGCCGAGGGTGTCATGGTCATGCGCGAGGCGGACGCGGTGCGTCAGGATATCAGGCCGCTCCAGATCGGGCTCCTCAATCTGATGCCCAACAAGATCCGCACTGAGACCCAGATCGCGCGCCTGCTCGGCGCCAGCCCGCTGCAGGTCGAGCTGACGCTGATCAAGATGACCGACCACGTGCCGAAGAATGTGCCGCAGGAGCATATGATCTCGTTCTACGAGCCGTGGAGCGATCTGCGCGAGCGGAAGTTCGACGGCCTCGTCGTCACCGGAGCACCGGTCGAGCGGCTGCCGTTCGAGGAGGTTTCCTACTGGTCGGAACTCTGCGAGATCTTCGACTGGACGCAGACCCATGTGCATTCCAGCCTGATGATCTGCTGGGCGGCACAGGCCGCGCTGCACCATTTCCACGGCGTGCCAAAGCACGAGCTGCCGAAGAAGGCCTTCGGCGTCTACCGGCACCGCAATCTGGCGCCGGCCTCGGGCTATCTGCGCGGTTTTTCCGACGATTTCTCGATCCCGGTCTCGCGCTGGACGGAAACGCGCGTGGCCGACGTTCCGTCGTCCGCCGGGGTTCAAGTCCTGATGGACTCGCCGGAGATGGGACCGTGCCTGATGGAAGACCGCGCAAAAAGCGCGCTCTACATGTTCAACCACATCGAGTACGACTCGGATTCTCTCGGTGAGGAGTATCAGCGCGACCTCGGGCGCGGCATGAATCCGGAACTTCCGCACAGTTATTTCACCGACGACGATCCGACCCATCCGCCGCTGAACCGCTGGCGCAGCCACGCCCATCTGCTGTTCGCCAACTGGATCAACGAGATCTACCAGACGACGCCGTTCGATCTCTCGGAGATCGGAACGGTGCGCGATCGCCGGCAGGCCGGGTGA